From the Streptomyces sp. KMM 9044 genome, one window contains:
- a CDS encoding SDR family oxidoreductase — translation MPESTTGSSDNDGSSDNDGSSQHKVALVAGATRGAGRGIAVELGAAGATVYVTGRSTRAERSEYDRPETIEDTADLVTEAGGRGIAVPADHLDPAQVKALVDRIADEQGRLDVLVNDIWGGEKLFEWDTPVWEHDLDKGLRLLRLAVDTHAVTSHHALPLLLRHPGGLVVEVTDGTADYNRDTYRVSFFYDLAKSSVLRMAFALGHELGPRGATALALTPGWLRSEIMLDEFGVGEDNWRDALARVPHFAISESPRYVGRAVAALAADPRVSRFNGASLSSGGLAREYGFTDLDGSRPDAWRYLVEVQDPGRPADATGYR, via the coding sequence ATGCCGGAGTCGACCACCGGGTCGTCGGACAACGACGGCTCGTCGGACAACGACGGGTCGTCGCAGCACAAGGTCGCACTGGTCGCGGGAGCGACCCGGGGAGCCGGCCGGGGCATCGCCGTCGAACTGGGCGCGGCGGGCGCCACCGTCTACGTCACCGGACGCAGCACCCGCGCCGAGCGCTCCGAGTACGACCGCCCGGAGACCATCGAGGACACCGCCGACCTGGTCACCGAGGCCGGCGGCCGGGGCATCGCCGTCCCCGCCGACCACCTGGACCCCGCCCAGGTCAAGGCCCTCGTCGACCGCATCGCCGACGAGCAGGGCCGCCTCGACGTCCTCGTCAACGACATCTGGGGCGGCGAGAAGCTCTTCGAATGGGACACCCCCGTCTGGGAGCACGACCTCGACAAGGGGCTGCGTCTGCTCCGGCTCGCGGTGGACACCCACGCCGTCACCAGCCACCACGCCCTGCCCCTGCTGCTACGCCACCCCGGCGGCCTGGTCGTCGAGGTCACCGACGGCACCGCGGACTACAACCGCGACACCTACCGCGTCTCCTTCTTCTACGACCTGGCCAAGTCGTCCGTCCTGCGCATGGCCTTCGCCCTCGGCCACGAACTCGGCCCGCGCGGCGCCACGGCCCTCGCGCTCACCCCCGGCTGGCTCCGCTCGGAGATCATGCTCGACGAGTTCGGGGTGGGGGAGGACAACTGGAGGGACGCCCTGGCCCGCGTCCCCCACTTCGCCATCTCGGAGTCCCCGCGCTACGTGGGCCGGGCCGTCGCCGCGCTCGCCGCCGACCCGCGGGTGTCCCGCTTCAACGGTGCCTCCCTCTCCAGCGGCGGCCTCGCCCGGGAGTACGGCTTCACCGACCTCGACGGCAGCCGCCCGGACGCCTGGCGCTACCTCGTCGAGGTCCAGGACCCGGGCAGACCGGCGGACGCCACGGGCTACCGCTGA
- a CDS encoding glycosyltransferase family 2 protein, with the protein MPVKVSVIVPVYNPGIYIEDCISSLRRQSLPPEEYEAIFVDDGSTDGTPALLGRLAAEDPRMRVIHQENSGWSGKPRNVGIASARGEFVMFVDNDDYLGDEALERMYAYGVANGADVVVGKMAGKNRGVPVELFRRNHPRATVENAPLIDSLTPHKMFRRAFLDEIGLRFPEGRRRLEDHVFVTEAYLRAANVSVLGDYVCYYHVRRDDASNAGFQRFDPVGYFTNLREALDVVERYTGPGPVRDRLFRRWLRVEMVERLRARRLLGLPEDYRQELFVEIHKVVVERFGPAVAAGLQPTQQVVASLTAADRYDDVVAFAEWEAGIAATATPAGVEWEGGSLRLGFTAEYASAGTPMTFPAGAVRAPLADTPKNVEEAVAWVGAETAARFTEATVDLLLRERSSSAQYFQPVEFTRETVAVDGGEQVRLVLRATASVDPRVLPGDGVWDAVVRVKLGGWTKECRLGPAPHATRPEPYAGVAAGRAVLPYWTEPHGDLSLDVAVRGRRLGLGQVRRPDVTVSGARLRARIPLHAADGTPVRLRFSSAGRTLCAPGTLTAEPRRPGSRLEATLPSGLPRGVWRVALGLDPDAAEPLFSGLPFALRAGRGGVLVVRVPRPGTGQKLLRRARRMLGVARARVAPLIKGRR; encoded by the coding sequence ATGCCGGTCAAGGTCAGCGTCATCGTCCCCGTGTACAACCCGGGGATCTACATCGAGGACTGCATCTCCTCGCTGCGACGGCAGTCCCTGCCCCCCGAAGAGTACGAGGCGATCTTCGTCGACGACGGCTCCACCGACGGGACTCCCGCACTGCTCGGCCGGCTGGCCGCCGAGGACCCGCGGATGCGGGTGATCCACCAGGAGAACTCCGGCTGGTCGGGCAAACCGCGCAATGTCGGGATCGCCTCCGCCCGCGGCGAGTTCGTGATGTTCGTCGACAACGACGACTACCTGGGCGACGAGGCCCTGGAGCGGATGTACGCGTACGGCGTGGCCAACGGCGCGGATGTCGTCGTCGGCAAGATGGCCGGCAAGAACCGCGGTGTGCCGGTGGAGTTGTTCCGCCGCAACCATCCGCGGGCCACGGTGGAGAACGCACCACTGATCGACAGCCTCACCCCGCACAAGATGTTCCGCCGGGCGTTCCTCGACGAGATCGGGTTGCGTTTCCCGGAGGGGAGGCGGCGGCTGGAGGACCACGTCTTCGTCACCGAGGCGTATCTGCGGGCGGCCAACGTCTCCGTGCTCGGCGACTACGTCTGCTACTACCACGTCCGGCGTGACGACGCCTCCAACGCCGGTTTCCAGCGGTTCGATCCGGTGGGCTACTTCACCAACCTCCGCGAGGCACTCGACGTGGTCGAGCGGTACACCGGGCCCGGCCCGGTGCGTGACCGGCTGTTCCGCCGGTGGCTGCGGGTGGAGATGGTGGAACGACTGCGTGCCCGGCGGCTGCTGGGGCTCCCGGAGGACTACCGTCAGGAGCTGTTCGTCGAGATCCACAAGGTGGTCGTCGAGCGGTTCGGGCCCGCTGTCGCGGCCGGGCTGCAGCCGACGCAGCAGGTCGTCGCCTCGCTGACGGCGGCGGACCGGTACGACGACGTGGTGGCCTTCGCCGAGTGGGAGGCCGGCATCGCGGCGACGGCGACGCCGGCCGGCGTGGAGTGGGAGGGCGGTTCGCTGCGTCTCGGTTTCACCGCCGAATACGCCTCCGCGGGCACACCGATGACCTTCCCCGCCGGTGCCGTCCGTGCCCCGCTGGCCGACACGCCGAAGAACGTGGAGGAGGCGGTGGCGTGGGTCGGCGCCGAGACCGCGGCCCGCTTCACCGAGGCGACCGTCGATCTGCTGCTGCGCGAGCGCTCCAGTTCCGCCCAGTACTTCCAGCCCGTGGAGTTCACCCGGGAGACGGTTGCGGTGGACGGCGGGGAGCAGGTGCGGCTGGTGCTGCGTGCGACGGCCTCGGTCGACCCCCGCGTGCTGCCGGGTGACGGGGTCTGGGACGCCGTCGTGCGGGTCAAGCTCGGCGGCTGGACCAAGGAGTGCCGTCTCGGCCCGGCCCCGCACGCCACCCGCCCGGAGCCGTACGCGGGCGTCGCCGCCGGCCGGGCGGTCCTGCCGTACTGGACGGAGCCGCACGGCGACCTCTCCCTGGACGTCGCGGTGAGGGGCAGGCGACTCGGCCTCGGCCAGGTGCGGCGGCCGGACGTCACGGTCTCCGGGGCGCGGCTGCGCGCCCGGATTCCGCTGCACGCGGCGGACGGCACGCCGGTGCGGCTCCGGTTCTCCTCCGCGGGCCGGACCCTGTGCGCGCCGGGCACACTCACCGCCGAGCCCCGGCGGCCGGGGTCGCGGCTGGAGGCGACGCTGCCCTCGGGACTCCCCCGCGGTGTCTGGCGAGTGGCGCTCGGCCTGGATCCGGACGCCGCCGAACCGCTTTTCTCCGGGCTGCCGTTCGCGCTCCGCGCCGGCCGGGGCGGGGTACTGGTGGTGCGGGTTCCGCGCCCCGGTACCGGACAGAAACTACTGCGCAGGGCACGGCGGATGCTCGGTGTCGCCCGTGCGAGGGTGGCGCCGCTGATCAAGGGAAGGCGGTGA
- a CDS encoding MBL fold metallo-hydrolase, with amino-acid sequence MTTRIEHLVTSGQFSLDGGTWDVDNNVWIVGDDHEVIVIDAAHDADAIAEAVGDRRLKAIVCTHAHNDHIDAAPALAERTGATIWLHHDDLPLWRQTHPDRDPDAWLVDGQVIEAAGADLTVLHTPGHAPGAVCLYDPGLATVFTGDTLFQGGPGATGRSFSHFPTIIDSIRGRLLTLPPRTTVRTGHGDPTTIGAETPHLEAWIARGH; translated from the coding sequence ATGACCACCCGCATCGAACACCTCGTCACCTCGGGGCAGTTCAGCCTCGACGGCGGCACCTGGGACGTCGACAACAACGTGTGGATCGTCGGCGACGACCACGAGGTGATCGTCATCGACGCCGCCCACGACGCCGACGCCATCGCCGAGGCCGTGGGTGACCGCCGCCTGAAGGCGATCGTGTGCACCCACGCCCACAACGACCACATCGACGCCGCACCTGCCCTGGCCGAGCGCACCGGGGCCACCATCTGGCTGCACCACGACGACCTGCCTCTCTGGAGGCAGACCCACCCGGACCGCGACCCCGACGCCTGGCTGGTCGACGGCCAGGTGATCGAGGCGGCCGGCGCCGACCTCACCGTGCTGCACACGCCGGGGCACGCGCCCGGCGCGGTCTGCCTGTACGACCCCGGGCTCGCCACCGTGTTCACCGGCGACACCCTGTTCCAGGGCGGCCCCGGTGCCACCGGCCGTTCGTTCTCCCACTTTCCGACGATCATCGACTCGATCCGGGGCCGACTGCTCACGCTCCCGCCCCGGACGACGGTCCGCACCGGCCACGGTGACCCGACCACCATCGGCGCGGAGACCCCGCACCTCGAGGCGTGGATCGCCCGCGGCCACTGA
- a CDS encoding class I SAM-dependent methyltransferase, which yields MKRHEFLRALHKTCANRNYLEIGVNDGRSLRLSRVPSIAVDPAFKVVSELKCDVHLVKATSDDFFARDNPLAHLKGGRHPLRNLRRGRSPIGHWRRTTLDLSFIDGMHLFEYALRDFMNVEKYSDWASVIVLDDMLPRSVDEAARDRHTTAWTGDVYKITEVLARHRPDLVTILVDTQPTGQLAIFGADPDNTVLHDKYDEIMAEYKVPDPQKVPETILERAGAVPPEALTEAGFWRPLTQARNRGLPRRLGWEPLRRALDQVGVSR from the coding sequence GTGAAACGCCATGAGTTCCTGCGCGCACTGCACAAGACCTGCGCCAACCGCAACTACCTGGAGATCGGCGTCAACGACGGCCGCAGCCTGCGCCTGTCACGCGTCCCCAGCATCGCGGTCGACCCCGCCTTCAAGGTCGTCTCGGAACTGAAGTGCGACGTCCACCTGGTCAAGGCCACCAGCGACGACTTCTTCGCCCGTGACAACCCGCTGGCCCACCTCAAGGGCGGCCGGCACCCGCTGCGCAACCTCCGCCGAGGCCGCAGCCCCATCGGGCACTGGCGGCGCACCACACTCGACCTGTCCTTCATCGACGGCATGCACCTGTTCGAGTACGCCCTGCGCGACTTCATGAACGTCGAGAAGTACTCCGACTGGGCCAGCGTGATCGTCCTCGACGACATGCTGCCGCGCAGCGTCGACGAGGCGGCCCGGGACCGCCACACCACGGCCTGGACCGGCGACGTCTACAAGATCACCGAGGTGCTGGCGCGCCACCGCCCCGACCTGGTGACGATTCTCGTCGACACCCAGCCCACCGGCCAGCTGGCGATCTTCGGCGCCGACCCGGACAACACCGTGCTGCACGACAAGTACGACGAGATCATGGCCGAGTACAAGGTGCCCGACCCGCAGAAGGTGCCCGAGACGATCCTGGAGCGGGCCGGCGCGGTGCCGCCCGAGGCACTGACCGAGGCCGGCTTCTGGCGCCCGCTCACCCAGGCCCGCAACCGCGGCCTGCCGCGGCGCCTGGGCTGGGAGCCCCTGCGCCGCGCTCTCGACCAGGTCGGCGTCAGCCGCTGA
- the rfbD gene encoding dTDP-4-dehydrorhamnose reductase produces the protein MRWLVTGAGGMLGRDTVDELARRGEQVTGLDRAALDITRAEALEHALSEHGPGIVVNCAAYTAVDDAETDEDRATRINGDGPRLLARACAAHGARLIHVSTDYVFSGDARATPYPEDHPTAPRTAYGRSKLAGERAVLEELPGASAVVRTAWLYGVHGISFVRTMIGLEAHRPTVDVVDDQRGQPTWSVDVAARMADLGPRLGDDVRGVLHATNSGEATWYDLAREVFQLIGADPDRVRPTTSAAFPRPAPRPAYSVLAHDRWQEIGLPTPRDWRVALYEALPRIRKESPPS, from the coding sequence ATGAGATGGCTGGTCACCGGCGCGGGCGGGATGCTCGGCCGGGACACCGTCGACGAACTGGCCCGGCGCGGCGAACAGGTGACCGGCCTCGACCGGGCCGCCCTCGACATCACCCGGGCCGAGGCGCTCGAGCACGCCCTGTCCGAGCACGGCCCCGGCATCGTGGTCAACTGTGCCGCGTACACCGCCGTCGACGACGCCGAGACCGACGAGGACCGGGCCACCCGGATCAACGGCGACGGACCCCGCCTGCTCGCCCGCGCCTGCGCCGCGCACGGCGCCCGGCTGATCCACGTCTCCACCGACTACGTCTTCTCCGGCGACGCCCGCGCCACCCCCTATCCCGAGGACCACCCGACCGCCCCGCGCACCGCCTACGGCCGCTCCAAGCTGGCCGGAGAGCGGGCCGTGCTGGAGGAACTGCCCGGCGCGAGCGCCGTCGTGCGCACCGCCTGGCTGTACGGGGTCCACGGCATCAGCTTCGTGCGGACGATGATCGGTCTCGAGGCCCACCGCCCCACCGTCGACGTCGTCGACGACCAGCGCGGGCAGCCCACCTGGAGCGTGGACGTCGCCGCACGCATGGCCGACCTCGGCCCCCGTCTCGGCGACGACGTGCGCGGCGTCCTGCATGCCACCAACTCCGGCGAGGCCACCTGGTACGACCTGGCCCGGGAGGTGTTCCAGCTGATCGGCGCCGACCCCGACCGGGTACGGCCCACCACCTCGGCGGCCTTCCCCCGGCCCGCCCCGCGCCCCGCGTACAGCGTCCTCGCGCACGACCGCTGGCAGGAGATCGGCCTGCCGACACCGCGTGACTGGCGCGTCGCCCTGTACGAAGCACTGCCCCGGATCCGCAAGGAGAGCCCCCCTTCGTGA
- the rfbC gene encoding dTDP-4-dehydrorhamnose 3,5-epimerase gives MRALDLEGAWVLEPKVFPDGRGSFHEWFRGEEFRETTGYDLSLAQANCSVSRRGVLRGVHFAAVPPGQAKYVTCVHGAVLDVVVDLRMGSPAYGSWEAVRLDDDSRHAVFLAEGLGHAFMALTDDATVVYLCSTSYTPGREHGVHPLDPALGIGWPQGIDPVLSPRDGQAPTLAEAEHLGLLPSYEACRARSKELRGRGLSG, from the coding sequence GTGCGCGCACTGGACCTGGAGGGTGCCTGGGTGCTGGAGCCCAAGGTGTTTCCGGACGGCCGGGGCAGTTTCCACGAGTGGTTTCGTGGTGAGGAGTTCCGTGAGACCACGGGCTACGACCTGTCGCTCGCGCAGGCCAACTGCTCGGTGTCGCGCCGCGGGGTGCTGCGCGGGGTGCACTTCGCGGCCGTGCCGCCCGGCCAGGCCAAGTATGTGACCTGTGTGCACGGCGCGGTCCTCGACGTGGTGGTGGACCTGCGGATGGGGTCACCGGCGTACGGGAGCTGGGAGGCTGTCCGGCTGGACGACGACAGCCGGCACGCGGTGTTCCTCGCCGAGGGGCTGGGGCACGCCTTCATGGCGCTCACCGACGACGCGACGGTGGTGTACCTGTGCTCGACGAGCTACACGCCGGGCCGCGAGCACGGGGTGCACCCGCTCGACCCGGCCCTGGGCATCGGATGGCCGCAGGGCATCGACCCGGTGTTGTCGCCGAGGGACGGGCAGGCGCCGACGCTGGCCGAGGCGGAGCACCTCGGCCTGCTGCCGTCGTACGAGGCCTGCCGCGCACGCTCGAAGGAGTTGCGCGGCAGAGGGCTCAGCGGCTGA
- a CDS encoding nuclear transport factor 2 family protein codes for MTTSAEPRFGTDTLRRGLEAPTSAPLMALYADGAELRVVDRTTQPSHPMVLHGRDEIATMLDDVYSRDMTHQLERCVVQDDQAAFSETCVYPDGVRVYSESMVSLRDGRITEQTMIQAWDE; via the coding sequence ATGACAACCTCGGCAGAACCCCGCTTCGGTACCGACACACTGCGCCGAGGTCTCGAGGCCCCGACGTCCGCGCCCCTGATGGCGCTCTACGCGGACGGCGCCGAGCTGCGCGTCGTGGACCGCACCACCCAGCCCAGTCACCCCATGGTCCTGCACGGCCGGGACGAGATCGCCACCATGCTCGACGACGTCTACAGCCGTGACATGACACACCAGCTGGAGCGGTGCGTCGTCCAGGACGACCAGGCCGCCTTCAGCGAGACCTGCGTCTACCCGGACGGGGTGCGGGTGTACTCGGAGTCGATGGTCTCGCTGCGCGACGGCAGGATCACCGAGCAGACGATGATCCAGGCCTGGGACGAGTGA
- a CDS encoding S-(hydroxymethyl)mycothiol dehydrogenase → MAQEVRGVIASGKDEPVRIETIVVPDPGPGEAVVRIQACGVCHTDLHYKQGGISDDFPFLLGHEAAGVVESVGDDVTDVAPGDFVVLNWRAVCGRCRACLRGRPWYCFDTHNAKQKLTLTDGTELSPALGIGAFAEKTLVAAGQCTKVDPAVSPQVAGLLGCGVMAGIGAAINTGNVGRGDSVAVIGCGGVGDAAIAGARLAGAARIIAVDIDDRKLETARSMGATHTVNSRTAEPVGAIRELTGGFGADVVIEAVGRPETYEQAFYARDLAGTVVLVGVPTPEMKLELPLADVFGRGGSLKSSWYGDCLPSRDFPMLIDLHQQGRLDLGPFVTETIRLDEIEKAFERMHHGDVLRSVVVL, encoded by the coding sequence ATGGCGCAGGAAGTACGCGGCGTGATCGCATCGGGCAAGGACGAACCGGTACGCATCGAGACGATCGTCGTACCCGACCCGGGACCGGGCGAGGCGGTCGTCCGCATCCAGGCCTGCGGGGTGTGCCACACCGACCTGCACTACAAGCAGGGTGGCATCAGCGACGACTTCCCCTTCCTGCTCGGCCACGAGGCCGCGGGCGTCGTGGAGTCGGTGGGCGACGACGTCACGGACGTCGCCCCCGGTGACTTCGTCGTCCTCAACTGGCGCGCGGTGTGCGGCAGGTGCCGTGCCTGTCTGCGCGGACGCCCCTGGTACTGCTTCGACACGCACAACGCGAAGCAGAAGCTGACCCTCACCGACGGCACCGAACTCTCCCCGGCGCTCGGCATCGGAGCATTCGCAGAGAAGACGCTCGTCGCCGCCGGACAGTGCACCAAGGTCGACCCCGCGGTCTCCCCGCAGGTCGCCGGACTGCTGGGCTGCGGCGTGATGGCTGGCATCGGCGCCGCGATCAACACCGGCAACGTCGGCCGGGGCGACTCCGTCGCCGTCATCGGCTGCGGCGGCGTCGGCGACGCGGCCATCGCCGGAGCCCGGCTCGCCGGAGCGGCGCGGATCATCGCCGTCGACATCGACGACCGCAAGCTGGAGACCGCCCGCTCCATGGGCGCCACCCACACCGTCAACTCCCGTACGGCCGAACCGGTCGGGGCGATCCGCGAACTCACCGGCGGCTTCGGCGCCGACGTCGTCATCGAGGCCGTAGGTCGCCCCGAGACGTACGAACAGGCCTTCTACGCCCGTGACCTGGCCGGCACCGTCGTCCTCGTCGGCGTGCCCACCCCGGAGATGAAGCTCGAACTGCCGCTCGCCGACGTGTTCGGCCGCGGCGGCTCCCTGAAGTCGTCCTGGTACGGCGACTGCCTGCCCTCGCGCGACTTCCCCATGCTGATCGACCTGCACCAGCAAGGACGCCTGGACCTCGGGCCGTTCGTCACCGAGACGATCCGGCTCGACGAGATCGAGAAAGCCTTCGAGCGGATGCACCACGGCGACGTGCTGCGCTCGGTGGTGGTGCTGTGA
- a CDS encoding ABC transporter ATP-binding protein → MTSAAPKAVHKSGPPAWRTLLGYVRPHRWALLGGASLSLLTGATGLMLPLVARDLIDDLSDDRAVTGALVLMSALVVANAALGALGSYVLRRTAESVVLGARRSLSSYLLRLRITAVDRSEPGDLMARITSDTTLLREVTTDSLVGLGTGGLTLVATVALMGFVDPVLLGVTLAVIVGAGTVLALIVPHISRASRQAQDAVGVMGASLERVLGALRTVKASGAEPREERALHEAAEESWRQSVRAAKWSAAAGNTAGLAMQVAFITVLAVGGARVATGAIDIGTLVAFLLLVFYLMMPIQSVVGAITQYRTGSAALARIQEALRLPAEPVADPVPLPMPGAAPAALAFDDVRFRYADDLPYVHHGVSFTVPAQGMTAFVGPSGAGKTTVFSLIERFYDPDSGVITLDGQDLADWELSRLRSSIGYVEQDAPVLSGSLWDNLLLGNREADDDAVARVLKTTRLDGLVARLPDGLGTLVGHRGTKLSGGERQRVAIARALLRSPRLLLLDEATSQLDAVNEAALRDTVADVARTTTVLVVAHRLSTVTMADRIVVMDAGRVRAVGTHRELVTADPLYAELAATQFLATSG, encoded by the coding sequence GTGACCAGCGCAGCACCGAAGGCAGTGCACAAGTCCGGTCCGCCCGCCTGGCGGACGCTCCTCGGTTACGTACGGCCGCACCGGTGGGCCCTGCTGGGCGGCGCCTCGCTGTCCCTGCTGACGGGCGCGACCGGTCTGATGCTGCCGCTGGTCGCCCGGGACCTGATCGACGACCTGTCGGACGACCGGGCCGTCACCGGCGCCCTGGTGCTGATGTCCGCCCTCGTCGTCGCCAACGCCGCGCTGGGCGCGCTGGGTTCGTACGTGCTGCGACGTACCGCCGAATCGGTGGTGCTGGGGGCCCGGCGTTCGCTGTCGTCGTATCTGCTGCGGCTGCGGATCACGGCCGTGGACCGCAGTGAGCCCGGCGACCTGATGGCTCGCATCACCTCCGACACCACGCTGCTGCGGGAGGTCACCACGGACTCGCTGGTGGGCCTCGGTACGGGCGGTCTGACGCTGGTCGCGACCGTCGCGCTGATGGGCTTCGTCGACCCGGTGCTGCTGGGGGTCACCCTGGCCGTGATCGTGGGCGCGGGGACGGTCCTCGCGCTCATCGTGCCGCACATCAGCCGGGCCAGTCGGCAGGCGCAGGACGCGGTCGGCGTGATGGGGGCCTCCCTGGAACGGGTGCTGGGCGCGCTGCGCACGGTGAAGGCGTCCGGTGCCGAGCCGCGGGAGGAGCGCGCGCTGCACGAGGCGGCCGAGGAGTCGTGGCGGCAGAGCGTGCGCGCCGCCAAGTGGTCGGCTGCGGCGGGCAACACCGCGGGGCTCGCGATGCAGGTCGCCTTCATCACGGTACTCGCGGTGGGCGGGGCGCGGGTGGCGACGGGCGCCATCGACATCGGCACACTGGTGGCGTTCCTGCTGTTGGTCTTCTACCTCATGATGCCGATCCAGAGTGTCGTCGGCGCGATCACGCAGTACCGGACGGGCAGCGCCGCCCTGGCCCGTATCCAGGAGGCGCTGCGGCTGCCCGCCGAGCCGGTCGCGGACCCCGTGCCCCTGCCCATGCCGGGTGCCGCGCCCGCCGCACTCGCCTTCGACGACGTGCGCTTCCGCTACGCGGACGATCTGCCGTACGTGCACCACGGGGTGTCGTTCACCGTGCCCGCGCAGGGCATGACCGCCTTCGTCGGCCCATCCGGCGCGGGCAAGACCACCGTCTTCTCACTCATCGAGCGCTTCTACGACCCGGACTCCGGGGTGATCACCCTCGACGGGCAGGATCTGGCCGACTGGGAGCTGTCGCGGCTGCGGTCCTCGATCGGCTACGTGGAGCAGGACGCGCCCGTCCTGTCGGGTTCCCTGTGGGACAACCTCCTGCTCGGGAACCGGGAGGCGGACGACGACGCGGTGGCGCGGGTGCTGAAGACGACCAGGCTCGACGGTCTCGTGGCCAGGCTCCCGGACGGGCTCGGCACACTGGTGGGACATCGCGGCACCAAGCTCTCCGGCGGCGAGCGCCAGCGGGTCGCCATAGCCCGCGCGCTGCTGCGCAGCCCCCGGCTGCTGCTGCTCGACGAGGCCACCTCTCAGCTCGACGCGGTGAACGAGGCGGCGCTGCGCGACACCGTCGCCGATGTGGCCCGGACGACGACGGTGCTGGTGGTCGCGCACCGGCTGTCGACGGTGACGATGGCCGACCGGATCGTCGTGATGGACGCGGGCCGGGTCCGCGCGGTCGGCACGCACCGGGAACTGGTGACCGCCGACCCGCTGTACGCGGAGCTGGCGGCGACGCAGTTCCTGGCGACGAGTGGGTGA